CCAGCGGTAGGTTCGTCTAGCAACAGTAAATAAGGCTGACGAATTAACTGCACCGCCAAGGCTAGCCGCCGTTGTTGGCCACCACTGAGCGACTGTGGCGAGATATGCAGGGGCAAATGTTGTAAGCCCACTTCAGCCAGGGCAGCATCCACCCGATCGCGGTCTAGTTCAGGATGCCCTAGTCTTAATTCCTCCAGGATCGTGCTGCCACAAAAATGCCGCTCTGGGAATTGAAACACCAGACCCGATAATTGCTGCATATGCTCAACTTCTAGATCCTGCGATCGCCAAAAGATCGCCCCTTGATGCCACTGTACAAATCCAGCCAGGATTTCAAGCAGTGTACTTTTCCCAGAACCACTTGGCCCCACCACCACCCCCAACTGTTGAGGCTCAAGCTGCAATTCAATATTTTGTAAAATTGGTGCAGCAGCAGCAGGCGGATGATAGGAAAGGTTTTGGATTTCTAGCATAGTTTAAGGATAAGTGAAAGCGATCGGAACCATTTGCCCTAGCATACGTCAGACTAGACTGGATCTTACGGCATCCTGTCTCTATTTTCTCAACTTCAGAATTCCATCTGGATCTTTAATTCAGTCGGGGGTAGGTCTATACTTCAGATCACTTATATGCTAACTAATCAATCGATTAATATATAGAAATAGAAAGAAGAATAGAGGCAAGAATCTACTGTTAGGTTCATCTCTTAAATTTTAGCCATTTTTAGGCATGGGGTATGAGTGGAATCAAGGTAAGTGATCGATCTGGATCTTTGGGAATCAGTTATTTTTGCAAAATTTCTTAATTGTGATGTCACGAGGAGAATCTTCGATCGCAATTTGTGGATTTGACAAACTATACAAAACTACAAGCCTGAGCCAGGATCATCAACTTAGTCACCATCAACACAATCAACACAGAGCAATTAGATTAGTGAAGGTATTACCAAGAACTAGCATGAAAGCCAGGAATAACCCCAACAAAATTTTCCGTATTAG
The sequence above is a segment of the Pseudanabaena sp. PCC 7367 genome. Coding sequences within it:
- a CDS encoding ABC transporter ATP-binding protein: MLEIQNLSYHPPAAAAPILQNIELQLEPQQLGVVVGPSGSGKSTLLEILAGFVQWHQGAIFWRSQDLEVEHMQQLSGLVFQFPERHFCGSTILEELRLGHPELDRDRVDAALAEVGLQHLPLHISPQSLSGGQQRRLALAVQLIRQPYLLLLDEPTAGLDWSMRQQLIELLAKLKKDWTLLVVTHEPDEFKHIADVSWSISHGLISKIEKSVSLI